GGGCACAGCCAGTTTGTGGCGCAAGGCTTCCCGACGCTCCAGACGCCTCCGGGCACCTATTGGACGATGGTCCACGCGATCAGCCGGCAGGAAAGCCAGTTTGCACAAAATGCGATCAGCCATGCCGGTGCGCGCGGCCTGATGCAGCTGATGCCGGGCACAGCGCGCGAACAGGCGGGCAAGTTGGGCATGCAATATATGCGGGCCAACCTGATCGACAGCCCGAGTTACAACATCCGCCTCGGCAACGCCTATTTCGAACGCATGCTGAGCTATTATGGCGGCGCCTACCCGCTCGCCATCGCGGCCTATAATGCAGGGCCGGGCAATGTGAACAAGTGGCTGCGACGCAATGGCGATCCGCGCACGGGCGCAATCGACTATGTGACCTGGATCGAGAAGATTCCAATTTTCGAGACCAAGAACTACGTCCAGCGCGTGGTCGAAAATGCAGCCGTTTACGAGCAGCTCTATCCGCAGAACGCCCGCAATGGCCGCCCACGCATGGCCGGGGATTTCCTGCGCTAGACCCGCTTGCCGTGAACGCGCCATCCTATCCCATATCGCCTGCCGGCTATGCCGCGCTGAAGGCGCGCTATGACCATCTGTTGGGCACAGAACGCCCGGAGATTGTCGAAATCGTGAGCTGGGCCGCCGGCAATGGGGACCGGAGCGAGAACGGCGATTATCTCTACGGGCGCAAGCGCATGCGCGAGATTGATCGTGAACTGGCGTTCCTGGCCCGCCGTTTGAAAAACTCGCGCGTGATCGATCCTGCCGAGCAGCCGGACACCAGCAAGGCTTTCTTCGGCGCTACAGTGACGTTGGCGGACGAGAACGATGCGCGGAAAACCGTCACCCTGGTCGGCGACGACGAACAGGATGCCAGTGCCGGGCGGATCGGATGGTCGAGCCCGATGGCCCGCGCCCTGAAAGGGGCATCGGTTGGCGACTTGCGCATTGTCCACTTGCCATCAGGGCCGAAAGAATGGGAAGTCATGGCGATTGATTATGCGTAGCGTCACCGCCCTTCTCGCCTTGCTGGTTCTCGTCGCAGGCCCGGTCTCCGCCAAAGACGCATTGGGCGTATTTTCCGACTGGGGCGCTTTCCGCGATCCGCAGGCCCCGCGCTGCTATGCCATCGCCAAGCCCGCCAGCAGCCGGCAGCAGCGCGATTATGATCCCTACGCCACTGTCGGCACATGGCCTTCGCGTAATGTGCGGGGACAGGTCCATTTCCGCGTGTCACGCAATCTGTCGCCCGAACGATCAATAACCTTGATCATCAATGATCGCCGGTTCGAACTGACCGGCGGGGGCGGCGATGCTTGGGCCAGGGACAAGGCCATGGATGCCGCAATCGTCGCCGCCATGCGCGCCGGCAGCCAGATGGTCGTCAGCGCTACAGACAGTCGCGGCAGGCGCTTTTCCAATACGTATGATCTGTCCGGGGCGGCCACCGCGATGGATGCCGCGACTGTGGGCTGCGCCAACCGCTAGCAATCGGGCGCGCCCTGCCCTATATGCGCGGCTCCCATGGCAGATACCGCACTCATGAGCATCCCGGGACAGGTTGATCCCGTGCCCGCCCCGCGTGACATCACGCCGCGCGCCGATGGCCGTACCGATTTGATGGGTCTGCCAAAGGCGCGCATTCGCGAGCTGTTCCTGCAGGCCGGACTGGACGAGAAACAGGCCAAACTGCGCAGCAAGCAGGTCTATCATTGGCTCTATCATCGCGGCGTCACCGATTTTACCGCGATGACCGATATCGGCAAGACCATGCGCCCCTGGCTGGACGAACGCTTTGTCGTGGGCCGCCCCAATGTGGTCGAGGCCCAGCACAGCACCGACGGCACCCGCAAATGGCTGCTGCAAACTGATGACGGCCATGATTTCGAAATGGTCTTCATTCCCGATGCCGACCGGGGCACCTTGTGTGTCTCCAGTCAGGTCGGCTGCACGCTCAACTGCACGTTTTGCCACACCGGCACGATGAAGCTGGTGCGCAATTTGACGCCGGGCGAGATTGTCGGCCAGGTCATGCTGGCGCGCGATGCACTGGGCGAGTGGCCCAAGGGCAAGATGGATTTCGGCGACGAAGCGGATGAAAGCGAATATCGCGCTGATGGCCGCCTGCTAACCAACATCGTGATGATGGGCATGGGCGAGCCGCTCTATAATTTCGACAATGTCCGCGATGCGCTCAAGCTGGTGATGGATGGCGAAGGCCTCGGCCTGTCCCGACGCCGGATTACGCTTTCGACCAGCGGCGTTGTTCCCGCGATTGCAAAATGCGGCGATGAAATTGGCGTCAATCTGGCCGTCTCACTCCATGCCGTGACCAAGGACATTCGCGACGAGATTGTCCCCCTCAACCGCAAATACGGGATCGAGGAATTGCTGGAGGCTTGCGCGGCTTACCCCAAGGCCTCCAACGCGCGGCGCATTACGTTTGAGTATGTGATGCTGAAAGACAAGAACGACAGCGACGAAGATGCGCATGAGCTTGTCCGCCTGCTCAAGCATTACGACTTGCCGGCCAAGGTCAATTTGATCCCGTTCAATCCTTGGCCCGGCTCCGTCTATGAGTGTTCCACGCCGGAACGGATCAAGAGCTTCTCCAACATCGTGTTCGAAGCCGGGATCAGCGCGCCAGTCCGCACCCCGCGCGGACGCGATATCGATGCTGCCTGTGGCCAGTTGAAGACCGCTGCGGAGAAGAAAAGCCGCGCGCAGAGGGATCGGGAAGCGGCAGCAGAAGCTGCAGGCTAGTCAGCCGGTCCGATCACATCCGAGACCGCGTCCCGTGTGTCGGTCACGACAACTATCGTCCCGATCACGCCAAATGCCAGGACGCCGCCCAGGATGTAGAGCCCGGCATTGCCACCGCCGCCTTTCTCGTCATCTTCGTCTGCGCCCAGTCTCGGCCCGAAGGTGGTCATGGGCTGGCCATTCAGCATCATCGTCGGACGCTGTTCGAGTGTGAAAGACAATGCTGTCCGGCGAAGGACCGCCCGATCTGCCAGATTGCGGTCGAAAGTTAGCGAGGATGCAAATTGATCCCCGCCGATACGGGCTGATTCCATGGCGAAGTCCAGCCGTGGCTTGGATTCTCTCGCAGAGCGTGGGCCGCCCAAGGGAATAGTCAGGGATGCCATCCCGCGCATTTCGGATTGGCCCGCATTCTCGACCTCACGCAGGCTCTGCGCCGACACGGGCGCACTGACCAGGGCCAGCGCTGCCCCGCAAGCCATCAGGCCTGCACTGAAATGTTTCTCCATCACCCCATTCCCTTTCGCGTGCAGAATTTCGCGCACCAGTGGCACTAATCCCAGAAAGATGGCAGAAAAACGGCTGGGACATCAACTGGATGTGGAGGAGCCCCGAATGTCAGCCGATCCGGCAACGATTGCTTTTTATGAGAAGCAGGCCCCTCACTACACAATGAGTTTCGGTCAGGCACCGCACCGCCATCTCGATGCATTTCTCGATCGGCTGCAGCCAGGAGCCCGCATTCTGGAATTGGGCTGCGGGGGCGGACAGGATTCCGCCCGCATTATCGAACGCGGGTTTGATCTTGATGCGACTGACGGCGTGGAGGCTATGGCGCGCAAGGCCAATGAACGCTTCAATGTTGGTGCGCGGGTCATGCAATTCCAGGACCTGTCTGCTGTGGCAGTATACGATGCCGTCTGGGCCCATGCCTGCTTGCTCCATGCCGCGCGGGCGGACCTGCCAGGCATCCTGGCAGCCATTCACAGGTCGTTGAGGCCAGGTGGTTGGCACTTTGCCAACTACAAGCTGGGCGACGGCGAAGGCCGGGATCTGTTGGGCCGTCTGCACAATTTCCCCGATGAGTCATGGATTACCCGGGCCTACGAAACGGCGGGTTTCACGATTACCGCGCAGGAGGTCTATCCGGGCAAGGCTGCAGATGGCACACAGCGAGACTGGATCGCGCTGACTTGTCAAAGGGATGCCTTATGAAACCTGTTGTCGATGCAATCTGCGTCGGGACCGCGAAGCCATTCCGCGACGGGGAGCAAAGTGCCTTCGCCAAGGAACCGGTTGCGGGGCCGGTTGCTATCGGTGCCGAGGGTCTCGTCGGCGATACGCAGGCAGACCGCAAACATCATGGTGGACCGCATATGGCTGTGCATCTCTACCCGCGTGCGCATCACGTATATTGGGAGCACGAACTGGGCGGCCACGATGTTCTTGCCTTGCCGGGCGCGTTCGGAACCAATCTGTCGGTCGACGGGATTTGCGAGCGGGATGTCTACCTTGGCGACCGTTTCCAACTGGGTGAAGCCGTGCTGGAAATCAGCCAACCCCGTTTGCCCTGCTGGAAGATAGAGCATCGCTTCGATCGCAAAGGCATGGTCGCAAAGATCATCGCAACCGGGCGATCGGGTTGGTACTTCCGGGTTATCCAGCAGGGCGTTGCGGAGTCTGGCCAGCGGCTTGAACGGGTCGAGACGGGCCGCACGCCATGGACAATCGAGCAGGTCTTCCTATCCATCGTCAATCCGAAGAGCGGAGCCAGCAAGGACGATTTGTTAGCGATGGCCGATTGCGATCTCTTGTCCCCTAGCTGGCGTGATGGCGCGGCGAAAAAGGCTTCCGCGCTCTAGCGTGACCAGATTCGAGAGCTTTCCTACGCAACGCTTCTATGCTCCACTCGCGGGCATGTCCCTCGTCCGATTAAAATACGCAGTCCCGCCGTCTGAAACAGGCCGCAACGGGTTGTCAGGAATTCTCGCCAGGACTGTGTTCCATGTGTTCCATCGCGTAGGATTCCGGAGGGTCCCTGATGCCTAAACCAGCCGTTCTCGTCACCGGTGGATCCAAGCGGATCGGCGCGGCTATCTCGCACCGTTTCGCGGTGGCCGGCTGGCATGTCGTCATCCATTATCACTCAAATGTCGATGATGCGCAGGTTCTCGCCGACACCCTGCCCTCCGCCGAAATCATCGCTTGCGATCTGCGCGACGCAGATGCTGCTGCGGCTATGATCACGCAGTTGGCAAACCGGCTGCCCGATTGGCGCGTGCTGGTGAACAATGCATCTGTCTTCGCCTATGACGATGTAACCGGGATCGATGCGCCAACGTATAGTGCAGCAATGCAAGTCAACGCGCACTCCCCTGCCCTGATGGCCCAGACCTACTTCCAGACTGCCCGGTCGGACGCCGGGCGACGCGTGATCCAGATCACCGATATGAAGCTGGCCAATACCAATCCGGATTTCTTCAGCTACACGATGAGCAAACATGCCGTGAACGGCGCGATCGGGATGATGGCCAAAGCTACGCCCGATCCGCGCGACCGCATCTATGGCGTCGCCCCCGGTGCGATCCTGGCCAGCCATGACCAGACCGAAGGCGAAACCGACATATCCCACAAATTGAACCTGTTGCAGCGGAAGACCGGGGCTGATGAAATAGCCGATGCAGCCCTGTTTCTGGCCGATGGAGCACTGGCAAGCGGCGAAACCTTGTACATCGATAGCGGGCAGCATTTGCTAAACCAGCCACGCGATGTCATCTATTTGGCCAGAGAGGGGTCTCGCCAATGAAAAAACACGTTCTTTCGACCCGGTTGTGGCACTGGATCAACCTGATCAGTATCGTAATACTGTTCATGTCGGGCCTCAATATTTCCAATGCCCATCGCCGCTTGTATTGGGGCGACTGGGGCTTTGCCCCCGAACATGCATGGCTGGAGGTTCCCCGCTTTCCCGGCTGGATGACGATCCCAGATTTCTACAGCCTGGCGCAGGCGCGTGACTGGCACATACTGATGGCGTGGCCATTTGCTGTAGCCTTGCTGTTCATGTGGATCGCGATGATCGTCAATGGCCATTTCAAACGCGATCTGACCACCACCCGCACCGAATGGAAGCCCGCAGCCATCTGGGATGACATCAAGCAGCATGCGAAGTTCAATTTCGATCATGGGGAAGGGAAATACAACTTCCTGCAAAAGTTCAGCTACGGAATGGTCCTGGGCGTTTTCCTGCCGATGATGGTGTTTACCGGAATGGCGATCAGCCCGGGCATGGAACCGGTCTGGGGCTGGTTTTCCGACCTCGTCGGCGGACGCCAGAGCGCACGCAGCCTGCACTTCATCTTCGCCTGGCTCGTCTTCGGCTTTTTCGTCGTCCACCTGCTGCTGGTGATCGTGCACAAACCGTTCCAGCAATTGCGAGACATGATAACCGGAGGCAAGGCATGAGCACGTCAGATCAACGTTGGGCCATGAAACGTCGCGGCGTACTGGCCGGTATGACGGCGTTCCTCGCGGCCGGGTGCCAGAAAGTCTCCGAAAGCACGACAGGGCGCTCTTTGCTCGATGCAGCGCAGGGGTGGCATCAGGGCGCCAACCGGTTGCTGGGCGGACGGACCGGCATGGCCAAGGAGTATGACCGGTCCGAACGGTCACCGTTCTTCCGTGGCAACGGTTCGGTCAATCCGCAAAACGGCGACTACCAGGAACAGGTCGCGGCCAGTTTCGCCAACTGGCGGCTGGAAGTGGGCGGCCTGGTCAACAATCCCATGTCGCTTTCGCTCGAGAACATTCGCGCCTTGCCCCAGCGCACCCAGATTACGCGACATGATTGCGTCGAGGGTTGGAGCGCAATCGGCGAATGGACCGGGCCGCAGCTTTCCACTCTGCTCGAGGCTGCCGGCGTGCAGGACAATGCGCGCTATATCGTGTTCCGCTGTGCCGATAACCTCAACGGCCAGGACTATTACGAGAGTGTCGATATGATCGACGCCTATCACCCGCAAACTATCGTGGCGCATCTCCTCAATGGAGAGCCGCTACCCGTGCGCAACGGAGCGCCGCTGCGAATGCGGATCGAGAAGCAGTTAGGTTACAAGCATCCTAAGTACCTGACAGGGATCGAAGCCGTCGCCAGCCTGGACGATATCGGCGATGGCAAAGGCGGTTATTGGGAAGATCGCGCCGGTTACCAATGGTACGCAGGCATTTAGTCTTCAGGATAAATCCGCTGCATGGCGTCCCAATCGGCCGCAACCATTTGCTCGAGCACGTCCATATCAACATCCGCCAGCTTGTTGATATAAAGGCAGCTCTTGCCGGTCTTGTACTTGCCCAGCTTCGCCAGCAATTCGTCGCGACGCTTGCCCGCAATATCATCGCAGTATCCGCCCATCAGATAAAGCGAGTGCTTGGCCTTCCTCGGGCTGAAGCCCGCCCGCATCCAGTGCACATCGCGTCCACTGGCATACGTCGTGCGATAAGAGCCGTAGCCGATGATGGTCGGGCCCCACATCTTCGGCGCCTCGCCCGTAACGCGGCGGAACAAAGCATCGATAGCTTCCGCATCCTGACGTTTAGCTTCGGGTTCGACCGCAGCGATAAACGCAGCCGGATCGACATCGGTGATCTGTGTTTTTGCCTCTGCCATGCCTGCCATCCTATCGCCATCTTGGCACGGCACCAAGCCCCGCCTGTAACCCGTAGTTTGCCCCTGACGGAGAGTGATGCATGAGCAAGACCCTTCTTGATCGATTCCTTACCGCCGGCGTCAAACAGGGTCGGCTGCGTGTGACCTTCGCTGATGGAACCACTTCGGAATATGGCGCGCCCGCTGCCAGCTACCCCTCTGTCGCGATCCGGTTAACCGACCGCAAAGTGCCACGCGACATAATTTTCGACCCCCGTATCGGCGCGGCCGAAGCTTTCATGGATGGCCGCCTGGTGCTGGAAGAAGGCGAGATCATGGATCTGGTTGAGCTGTTGCGGGCCAACAATCCATGGGACAAGGGCGGCAATTTCGGGCGCCCGAGCAAGCTCAAACGGTTGAAGAACTCGGCTGCTTTCGCACTGGAGCAGGTTAACAATCGCGTCGGCTCCAAATCCAACGTCGCGCATCACTACGACATCGGTAATGACCTGTATGAGCTGATGCTCGATGCCGAGCATATGCAGTATAGCTGCGCCTATTGGCCCTCACCCGACATTACGTTGGGAGAGGCACAGCGAGCCAAACTGGCGCATATCGCTGCCAAACTGGCTTTGGAGCCCGGCAATACCGTTCTCGATATCGGATGCGGCTGGGGCGGGATGGCGATCTTCCTGGCGCAGCATTTCGATGTGAGAGTAACCGGGATCACTCTTTCGGAGGAGCAACTCGCCCTTGCCCGCCAGCGGGTCGAGGCAGCAAGTGTGGCTGACAAGGTCAGCATAGAGTTGATCGACTATCGCGATTTCGCCGCCAATGGCACGCAGTTTGACCGGATTGTCTCCGTCGGCATGTTCGAACATGTCGGCCGCCCTCAATTCGAAACCTTTTTCGAAGCTTGCGCCAAGATCCTGAGGGATGACGGCGTGATGCTTCTCCATACGATCGGCCGCATGGGTATGCCCGGCACGACCGATGCGTTCACTCGAAAGTACATATTCCCCGGCGGCTATATCCCTGCCCTTAGCGAAACAGTCGCCGCCAGCGAGAAGGTCCGCCTCATCGCCAGCGATGTCGAGACCCTGCGCCTCCATTATGCCTACACGCTGCGCGAATGGTATCGCCGCTGCATGGAGCACAAGGATGCCATCGTTGCCATGTATGATGAGAAATTCTTCCGCATGTGGACCTTTTACCTCTCCGGAGCGACCGCAGCATTCGAACATGGCGGTATGTGCAACTACCAGATCCAGTTTGTGCGCCAGCGACGCAGCTTGCAGATAACAAGAGATTACATGCGCGAAGGCGAGCTTGGCCTGAGCGCAAGCTAACTCCGCTTGCCGCCTTTCGCAGGGCCTGATACCCGCGCCGCGACTTTGCGGAGTGCTGTGAGAATGCCTGACCTGAAACGTGTTGTGCTCGCCTATAGCGGTGGCCTTGATACCTCTGTGATTGCCAAATGGCTGGAAACAGAGCGCGGGCTGGAGGTCGTTACCTTCACAGCCGATCTCGGCCAGGGCGAAGAACTGGAGCCGGCGCGCAAGAAGGCGCAGGCGATGGGCATTCCTGACAAGCACATCTTCATCGAAGACCTGCGCGAAGAATTTGTGCGCGACTATGTGTTCCCGATGATGCGCGCCAATGCGCGGTATGAGGGCGACTATCTGCTCGGCACCAGTATAGCACGGCCATTGATCTCCAAACGCCTTGTTGAGATTGCCCATGAAACCGGCGCCGATGCGATAGCCCATGGCGCAACTGGCAAGGGCAATGACCAGGTCCGGTTTGAGCTCAGCGCCTATGCACTTGATCCCGACATCACAGTCATCGCTCCTTGGCGCGAATGGGATCTCACCAGCCGTACTTCGCTGATAGCATGGGCAGAGAAGCACCAGATCGCGGTGCCCAAGGACAAGCGTGGCGAAAGCCCGTTTTCGACCGATGCAAACCTGCTGCACACATCCTCCGAAGGCAAAGTGCTGGAGGATCCGTGGGAGGAGACACCGGATTATGTCTATTCGCGCACGGTGAATCCAGAAGATGCACCCGACAAACCCGAATACATCACGATCGAATTCAAGCACGGTGACGGCGTGGCGCTCAACGGCGAAGCAATGAGCCCGGCGACATTGCTCGCCGCACTCAACGAATTGGGTCGCAAACATGGTGTCGGTCGTCTGGACCTGGTCGAGAACCGCTTTGTCGGCATGAAGAGCCGCGGCATGTACGAGACGCCCGGTGGTGAAATCTATGCGCGTGCGCATCGCGGCATCGAGCAGATCACGCTCGACCGGGGTGCTGCCCATCTCAAAGATGAACTGATGCCGCGCTATGCCGAGATCATCTACAACGGTTTTTGGTTCAGCCCCGAACGAGAGATGCTGCAGGCCGCGATCGACTTGAGCCAGGAAAAGGTGAATGGCACCGTGCGGCTCAAGCTCTATAAAGGTAATGCAGCTGTAGTCGGTCGGAAATCACCGGACTCATTGTACTCAGAAGCCCACGTGACGTTTGAGGATGATGCCGGCGCCTATAATCAAAGTGATGCCGAAGGCTTCATCCGACTCAACGCGCTGCGATTGAAGTTGCTTGGTAAGCGCGATCGCTAGATCGGCCGCAGCCAGAACGCGTCTTTGTTCTCATAATCGCAGTGGAATCGATGAAGCGTTGAGTTATTCACCGCTGTCCACAGCCAAGAATTGAAAAAGTGGAAAAGTCGCTCTTTTCGCGCTTGCCAGAAGCCGATTCGCGGCGCAGATTGATCTTATCGAAACGATGAGAAAGACTCGAGATTGAAGGTCTAACGGCCCGAATATTAAGGGAAATTCAATTTGCTTCGATGTGGAAGCGACTGTCCACGCGACCTAAGAGAGTTGATTGAGGAAGGCCTCGGCTGGATTCAAAAAAAGCTCGTTGACGAGGACGCGATGTGTAGCTGCCACGATCGGAAAGTCCGGTTGGAAAGGACGGGAAAAGGAGGCTTCGGCCAAATGGAACCGGATTGGAAAACCATCAAGGGCGGAACGATCATCGGTAATGCCGATGGAATCAGGATTTGGTGAAAGCAGGCTTCGGCTTGCGGAAGCAAAGTCCTCCAACGGAACAGCCGGATGCCGGTGCGAGCGCCGGTGGAAGAACGCGGGCCTTAGGGCACGCGGAAATCGCCGGAGGCCAAGCGCTACCGGAACGAAAGCATCGCAAGATGCTGGAGGAAAGGAAGACCACGCGCTGGTAAGAGTGGGGTCGGCAGAAATGCCGGCCCCATTTGCTTTGGGTCAGTCAAATACGAAATCCACTCGTGAGACCTATCGCAAGATGAGCGCACAAGCGAGGAAGACTGGCGAACTCGGTTGACTTCGACTCATCGCCAAAATCGCTCGACTCAAGGCAGGATGTGTCCGGAACGCGCCGAATTCTCATTAAGAACCTCCAATTCTTCAGCCTCAATGTGTATTTGCCGCCTCCATGGAAGGCACGATCCACCACCGCGTCTGGCGCGCAATCTCGGCGACCGCCTTTGCTGCGGCGCTTGCACTTCCCGCGCAGGCTTCAACTCCTGCTATGACAGCGGAAGGCATTTCCGAAGCTGAATTCGAATCGAGCTTTGAACGTTTTGATGCTCTTCCTGCGATTCCGGAGCCTTCGGGCAACGTGGTTGATCTGGACAGTTTCGAACCCCCGATCGAAGTTGAGAAAGAATCGGTTGCAGACATATCTGGGCGATCTCTCGGGTTCGGCGTAGCGTCCTATTATGGTCGACGCTTCCATGGCCGGCGGACGGCAAATGGCGAACGGTTCGACATGAATGCGCTAACCGCCGCCCATAAGACCCTACCTTTCGGCTCACGCGTCCGGGTAACTAATCCCAGGAACGGGAAGTCAGTGGTTGTGCGCATCAACGATCGCGGCCCCTTCATCCGTGGCCGCACCATCGATCTTTCTCGCAATGCCGCACAAAAGCTCGGCATTATCCAGCGCGGGCACGGCCGGGTGGAGCTCGAACTCCTCAAATAGAGTTCATTCGCCCGAGTGCCTTTGAGGCGCTTTACAGCTTCAACTCACTTACATCGCGAAAGCTACCGATCGTTCCGCGCACGAAGGTGTTGAATGCGATCGAGTGCCTGTTCTGCTGGCTGCTATTCGCCTCCACATAGTGCTGGAGGCTCGAGCTGAAGAGAACCAGATCCCCCTTTTTCGGCACCACTGCATTGCGCGGAGCATTGTATATGTTCTGTTTGCGACCATCGATCCCCAGTTCGATCTGGCGATAGGTGTTGTGCCTTTCGAAGATCATGTTGCCGGGCGGGTCGGGCATGTCGGTGTAATAGAGTGATCCCGAGACCATAGAGTTCGAATGCGTGTGCCCGTGCATGCCGACGCCGGGCGGATTCATCAGCGCCCAGCTCTGCGTCACTTCCAGCCGGTGCTGCACACCCATTACTTCGCTGGCATACGTGTCGAGCGCTTCCTGCACTGCCTTGGCGACGCTCTTCATCTCGGGCCGATTGAACAGATAGAGCTCGTCCGAGATCTGGTTCACCTGGTTGGTGTTCATCTTCAGCGCCTTGATGAATGCCTCCTGCTTCGTAGAGATCGCATCGGCGATATTGGTGATGAAATACGGCTCGGCGAAGAGCGGTTTTACGTCGAAAGCACGCGCAGCAGTCCTAGTGGCCATCGCGGTGGAATCCCCCATTCCATGTCTACCCGCGCAGACCCTAGACGCGGCCCATACCGACTCGCAAGGGGCGCTTCAGTATTCACCCCGCAACACAAGCCCTGATCGCCCAACGACTCAAGGGGATCGACGGACGACAGGCCCCGCAACGCGCACAACGCGCACAAACGCAGCCCCTCGCCCTTCGAACCCGTTCTCAATCCTCCAGCTGGCCGCGGATCGCGCCGCCGGGGAACTCGGCCGTGTGCAGATTGACATAGTACTGGCCCGGCTTGTTCCCGATCGAGCGCGCCAGCGATCCCTCCACCGTATCGCATTTGGGCGTGTTGTCCGGCGTCAGCTCCAGCGTCATCACCGGCGGCCCGTTTTCGCCCGCATCGCCCTTGTGAATATGCGCCACGGTCATCTCCACATCGCCGGCGGTGAAGGTGTAGCAGACTTCGCCTGTCTTCGGATCGATCTCGGCATTGAAGTCGGCAAAGCCTTCCTCCGCCCCGCCGCCGACCACGGCTTCCCCGTCCAGCGCGGTGAAGACGTAGAGCTTTTCGGGCGGCGGGATCACTTGCGCCGAAAGGGTGAGTATGGGCGCAGCGCCCAGCATCAGTGTCGCTGCGACAGGCGCAAACGTGAAACGAGAAGTCCCCATCATGTCAGATACCTCCGCGCTGCCGCCGGAGCCCCGTGGGACGGCCCCACGTCCGGGACGGCGGGATAGCGCACAGCAGAGTATAGGCGCATTCGGCGCACCGGGGAAGAGTCATTGCAGCCGCGCGTCCAGCTCCTCCTCGCTGGTCACCAGCCACCATTCGTCCAGCCCCGCCTCGAAGGCTTCGAGCTGCAGATCCTCCACCGCCCAACCGGCCTCCCCCTCGACAAGCTCGGTCGGCAACTGGGCCCCGCGCGGGCGGGCGGCCTCCATGCGTGCGAGGCGGTTTTCCAGCCACATCGGGTCGTCCGGCCCTGGCGGCGTGCCATCCTCGTCGCGACAGGCGCCATCATGCCCGTCGCCACTCTCCGCGCCACCCTCTTCGGCCCCTTCTGCGCCACATGGCCCGTTCTCCGCACACGTCTCGCAATCCGGCCCCTCGTCCGCCTCCAGCGCCTCCCCGCAAACCCTACAGGATGGAACACATGGAACACTGTCCTGGCGTTCTTCCTCCGGAGCCTCCTGCGCCCCAGCCTGCAGCACGATGGCGTCCAGCTCACGCCCCTCGCGCAGGGCATCAATCCGGTCATCGAGCACCGCGACAGTGC
This is a stretch of genomic DNA from Parerythrobacter jejuensis. It encodes these proteins:
- a CDS encoding SAM-dependent methyltransferase; translated protein: MSKTLLDRFLTAGVKQGRLRVTFADGTTSEYGAPAASYPSVAIRLTDRKVPRDIIFDPRIGAAEAFMDGRLVLEEGEIMDLVELLRANNPWDKGGNFGRPSKLKRLKNSAAFALEQVNNRVGSKSNVAHHYDIGNDLYELMLDAEHMQYSCAYWPSPDITLGEAQRAKLAHIAAKLALEPGNTVLDIGCGWGGMAIFLAQHFDVRVTGITLSEEQLALARQRVEAASVADKVSIELIDYRDFAANGTQFDRIVSVGMFEHVGRPQFETFFEACAKILRDDGVMLLHTIGRMGMPGTTDAFTRKYIFPGGYIPALSETVAASEKVRLIASDVETLRLHYAYTLREWYRRCMEHKDAIVAMYDEKFFRMWTFYLSGATAAFEHGGMCNYQIQFVRQRRSLQITRDYMREGELGLSAS
- a CDS encoding argininosuccinate synthase gives rise to the protein MPDLKRVVLAYSGGLDTSVIAKWLETERGLEVVTFTADLGQGEELEPARKKAQAMGIPDKHIFIEDLREEFVRDYVFPMMRANARYEGDYLLGTSIARPLISKRLVEIAHETGADAIAHGATGKGNDQVRFELSAYALDPDITVIAPWREWDLTSRTSLIAWAEKHQIAVPKDKRGESPFSTDANLLHTSSEGKVLEDPWEETPDYVYSRTVNPEDAPDKPEYITIEFKHGDGVALNGEAMSPATLLAALNELGRKHGVGRLDLVENRFVGMKSRGMYETPGGEIYARAHRGIEQITLDRGAAHLKDELMPRYAEIIYNGFWFSPEREMLQAAIDLSQEKVNGTVRLKLYKGNAAVVGRKSPDSLYSEAHVTFEDDAGAYNQSDAEGFIRLNALRLKLLGKRDR
- a CDS encoding septal ring lytic transglycosylase RlpA family protein, with the protein product MTAEGISEAEFESSFERFDALPAIPEPSGNVVDLDSFEPPIEVEKESVADISGRSLGFGVASYYGRRFHGRRTANGERFDMNALTAAHKTLPFGSRVRVTNPRNGKSVVVRINDRGPFIRGRTIDLSRNAAQKLGIIQRGHGRVELELLK
- a CDS encoding putative 2OG-Fe(II) oxygenase translates to MATRTAARAFDVKPLFAEPYFITNIADAISTKQEAFIKALKMNTNQVNQISDELYLFNRPEMKSVAKAVQEALDTYASEVMGVQHRLEVTQSWALMNPPGVGMHGHTHSNSMVSGSLYYTDMPDPPGNMIFERHNTYRQIELGIDGRKQNIYNAPRNAVVPKKGDLVLFSSSLQHYVEANSSQQNRHSIAFNTFVRGTIGSFRDVSELKL
- a CDS encoding CHRD domain-containing protein, with product MMGTSRFTFAPVAATLMLGAAPILTLSAQVIPPPEKLYVFTALDGEAVVGGGAEEGFADFNAEIDPKTGEVCYTFTAGDVEMTVAHIHKGDAGENGPPVMTLELTPDNTPKCDTVEGSLARSIGNKPGQYYVNLHTAEFPGGAIRGQLED